The Oncorhynchus kisutch isolate 150728-3 linkage group LG10, Okis_V2, whole genome shotgun sequence region CAACAGAACCCACTTTACCAGGCAGCAGAGTGTGAGGTTCGTTATTATGACAAGTGGAGTGAGGAATAGGAGGCTCATACCAAACATTTGCAATGCTCTCAGAGGAGGCCCAACGTAAAATAACTTTCTATCTCCAGGGACTTCCAGGCTAGATAATGTTAAATAAATGAGCCACCATATGAGCCACCATATCCCTCCTCCATCCCACCCCCCCACCTCCAACCCCCCTCCAACCCAGAGTGCTGACCCATCGAGCAGCCGCCGTTCCACATATCCTGGGGGTCGTAGTTGGAGGATTGGAGGCGCTGCCCGGAGGGGTAGATCCGGCTCAGCTGCCTGCTGTTATGTCTGACAAACAGCTTTCCTGGAAGGTGATGAGAGGACAGGGTAAGAGACCCATTACAATACCTCAAATGCAAATaaaaagacagacacacaaaaaTGTGCACGACCACGTGATGCACAAATGCACCCGTGTGTATTCAAGGACTTTCTCTACAACTACAGTGCCAGTAGGAACTATGAGTCATTGTAGGATCTCAACAGGAACTGATTCACAGAAAACTGTTCGGTTCGAGTTATGTCTTCCTAAGCCCCTTGCCTGTGTCCTTGATGTGTTTGAGGGCGTCATTCTCATTGAAGGATGACATCTCATCGGGTGGTTTCTGGGTAGAGTGTTGGAACCCGCGGAAGGGGACACTTCGACAGTACACCACCAGTTCAGACAGCTCTGGGCTCAGCTTAGATGAGACCGCCTGAGCCAGCAACACAGAGTGCACAAGAGAAATGCTTGATATACAGCGTGTTCCTGATCAATTTCTGTAGACTTACAGTGCCGTCTCAGTCACATGGAAGATAAAGATGTAGCACCTTGGTAGGGTCCTTTTTGTcctttttgttgttgcttgatGCCTCGTCGTCCGAGCTGGTATCAAAGCTGCTGGTCTTCCCCAGCTGGTTCAGGTGATGAACATCCTTCTTCCCCTTCACCAGGATTCGACCCCTAAGCTCCTGCAGAGACAAGACAAAGATGCTTCAAAACATATGTTAATATTCCTGTTAGTATTCCACAATCGTTCCATAAACATGCtcggggtgggagagagagtagaaaagGACAACAGGTTTCTAAGGCAGAAGGGGTCAGGGATGTGTGTCCTAGAGAGCTGGGGACAGGGGTGAGTGTCCTAGAGAGCTGGGGACAGGGGGTGAGTAGAGAGCTGGGGACAGGGGGTGAGTAGAGAGCTGGGGACAGGGGGTGAGTAGAAAGCTGGGGACAGGGGGTGAGTAGAAAGCTGGGGACAGGGGGTGAGTAGAGAGCTGGGGTCAGGGGTGAGTAGAGAGCTGGGGTCAGGGATGAGTAGAGAGCTGGGGTCAGGGGGTGAGTAGAGAGCTGGGGTCAGGGGTGAGTAGAGAGCTGGGGTCAGGGGGTGAGTAGAGAGCTGGGGACAGGGGGTGAGTAGAGAGCTGGGGACAGGGGGTGAGTAGAGAGCTGGGGACAGGGGGTGAGTAGAGAGCTGGGGACAGGGGGTGAGTAGAGAGCTGGGGACAGGGGGTGAGTAGAGAGCTGGGGTCAGGGGTGAGTAGAGAGCTGGGGACAGGGGTGTGTGTCCTAGAGAGCTGGGGACAGGGGGTGAGTGTCCTAGAGAGCTGGGGACAGGGGGTGAGTAGAGAGCTGGGGACAGGGGGTGAGTAGAGAGCTGGGGACAGGGGTGAGTAGAGAGCTGGGGACAGGGGGTGAGTAGAGAGCTGGGGACAGGGGTGAGTAGAGAGCTGGGGACAGGGGTGTGTGTCCTAGAGAGCTGGGGACAGGGGGTGATTAGAGAGCTGGGGTCAGGGGTGAGTAGAGAGCTGGGGACAGGGGTGTGTGTCCTAGAGAGCTGGGGACAGGGGTGTGTGTCCTAGAGAGCTGGGGACAGGGGGTGAGTAGAGAGCTGGGGACAGGGGGTGAGTAGAGAGCTGGGGACAGGGGTATGTGTCCTAGAAAGCTGGGGACAGGGGGTGAGTAGAGAGCTGGGGACAGGGGGTGAGTAGAGAGTTGGGGACAGGGGTGCGTGTCCTAGAGAGCTGGGGACCGGGGTAAGTAGAGAGCTGGGGACAGGGGGCGAGTAGAGAGCTGGGGACAGGGGGTGAGTAGAGAGCTGGGGACAGGGGGTGAGTAGAGAGCTGGGGACAGGGGTGTGTGTCCTAGAGAGCTGGGGACAGGGGGCGAGTAGAGAGCTGGGGACAGGGGTGTGTGTCCTAGAGAGCTGGGGACAGGGGGTGAGTAGAGAGCTGGGGACAGGGGGTGAGTAGAGAGCTGGGGACAGGGGTATGTGTCCTAGAGAGCTGGGGACAGGGGGTGAGTAGAGAGCTGGGGACAGGGGGTGAGTAGAGAGTTGGGGACAGGGGTGTGTGTCCTAGAGAGCTGGGGACCGGGGTAAGTAGAGAGCTGGGGACAGGGGCGAGTAGAGAGCTGGGGACAGGGGGTGAGTAGAGAGCTGGGGACAGGGGGTGAGTAGAAAGCTGGGGACAGGGGGTGAGTAGAGAGCTGGGGACAGGGGGTGAGTAGAGAGCTGGGGACAGGGGGTGAGTAGAGAGCTGGGGTCAGGGGTGAGTAGAGAGCTGGGGACAGGGGTGTGTGTCCTAGAGAGCTGGGGACAGGGGGTGAGTGTCCTAGAGAGCTGGGGACAGGGGGTGAGTAGAGAGCTGGGGACAGGGGGTGAGTAGAGAGCTGGGGACAGGGGGTGAGTAGAGAGCTGGGGACAGGGGTGAGTAGAGAGCTGGGGACAGGGGGTGAGTAGAGAGCTGGGGACAGGGGTGAGTAGAGAGCTGGGGACAGGGGTGTGTGTCCTAGAGAGCTGGGGACAGGGGGTGATTAGAGAGCTGGGGTCAGGGGTGAGTAGAGAGCTGGGGACAGGGGTGTGTGTCCTAGAGAGCTGGGGACAGGGGTGTGTGTCCTAGAGAGCTGGGGACAGGGGGTGAGTAGAGAGCTGGGGACAGGGGGTGAGTAGAGAGCTGGGGACAGGGGTATGTGTCCTAGAAAGCTGCGGACAGGGGGTGAGTAGAGAGCTGGGGACAGGGGGCGAGTAGAGAGCTGAGGACAGGGGTGTGTGTCCTAGAGAGCTGGGGTCAGGGGTGAGTAGAAAGCTGGGGACAGGAGGTGAGTAGAGAGCTGGGGACAGGGGGTGAGTAGAGAGCTCGGGACAGGGGTGTGTGTCGTACCTCAGGAGAGGGCAGGTCCTTCAGAGTCTGGTCGTTGAGGGGCTTGGTGAGCAGCCTCTTGCCCAGGATGGTGCGCAGGTGTCTGGCCATGACCGTCTGCTGCTCCACCGTACAGTGGTTCTCAAGGGACAGGATCAGGGGGTACGGGGAGGCCTATGGGAAAACACAAGGGTTGGTTCATAAGAGGCCACTCATTAAAATGTAAGAGAAACCATAAGCTCATTAGGTAATAAGCCAGGGTTTATTCTGGACTACACTGAGGCCAAGAAGCTGTTGGACAACAGTCTAGTCTTATTAGACTCGGAGCCAAGACTATGACTGTAGCTTGAACTGAACGTTGGCAAAGGCAGAAAGTCAACTGTCTAGATTTGTTTTCTTCCCACTGGCCTGCTGCTATTTACTTGTTAAATCTATTTTGTTTTGATGAGGAATACTTTGCTTTCCATAAACAATCACATATGAAAGACGTATAGGGAATGAAGGTTAAGGTGAAACATTTGGCCTCCCTATAAATCACACAACCATGTGTCCATCATCCCCACAACCCACTAAGAGGGTCTCACAGGTCGGGTGTGCtcactttttttttgggggggggtcttTTCTTTGTTGTAATTTTAAAGGAAATGTTTACTCACCTTGAAGGCATACTGGGCGATGGTCTCGATGACCTCTTTGAAGGGCACCTTAGAAGTAAGGGTGTGTCCATGGTAGATGACAGGCTCTCCTTTGTCCCCGTCCCAACAATCCAGCTCCACACAGCGACAGCCCTGGTTCAGAGCTCTGATTCACACAGTACATATtcttagtgcgtgtgtgtgtgtgtgtgtgtgcgtatgcctgtgtgtatgcatatgtacatgtgtgtttgtgtgtgtgcgtctaatgcgcatgtgtgtgtttgtgtgtgcgcacgtgcgtATTTTATTACCTGATGTATGGCTCGGCGCTGCTGGCGCTGGTGACCTGGTCCTTGGTGAGGTAGGTGTTGTGTGAGGATGAGATGAAGTAGTGGGCCAGAGGTCTGGTCATGTCCTGGTGCACCCTGGCGTGGTCAGGGTTAAACACATCGTTCTCCTGGGACAGCATGTACATGGTGAAACCATTCTGGGTCATGAACTGGTTGTTCTGGGCTGCAGGGAGGAGGGGCACATCAAACCATCCAACTTTTTATGAACAGGAATAGACAGGTATCGACATGCCCGTACGATTGTGTGAAAATAATGTCAAGGGAGGAACGGCCCTGAATTTGCGGCAATTAAATATGTTAAAtataaaaacataaaacattCAGATAAATATAAGCACAGTGAATGTAGGGAATGCAGTAtgaatttttttaatgaaaaggtatgcactcactactgtaaatgactcaaatgtcaaacGTAAGGTCATAAAAATCCAAGGCTAAAATTTTGTTCAAGTGTTTCTTCGGGCCTACCCCAGTCGTTGAGCTCGTAGGTGCGGATGAGGCTCTGAGCGTGGATCAGTGACGCGTCCTCCCCCTGGTCTCCCAGGAAGTCTCTCAGCTCAGCGGTGGACAGAACACAGCCGTTACCAGAGTAGTGTCTGTACACAGCGTCCAGCTCCGGCCGCCTCATCAGCTCCCTGCAGAACTCCTCGATCTCTACGTGGTCCAGACGGCCGTCGCACGACCGGTCAGCTTTCTGAGAGAGGGAcggaagagagggacagaaggacggatagaggaggaggagggacagaccgacagaggagagggagggacaaagagACAGATGGGCgaacggacagacagagagaccttCGTTAGGGTTGTTCTGATTAAaacacacacccctccacacaTTTCCAAAGCGCTTCCCTAAAAACAGAGGGCTGGATCAAAGTTAACATCTTCAATTCTCATAGGTGAGCCATGTACATATGATCAAATCTATGGGCGCGCACTGATTTGCTATGGGAGTGGCCAGCAACCCCGTCCACTCCCATAATTCATACCCTATCGACAAAACATACACTCCACACATTACTGCACTGCAGTTGGTTTGATATCCAGTCTCTGAGGAGATGGATGGGCAGGGTTGGAGAAGGAATCACATGGTGAAGGGAGGAGCAGGAAAACAACTGGACATTAagggagaggggagcagagagacTTAGCTAGCAGTAATCCTCAATGATGGAGAAATGACTGGCTGCctgatagagagggggaggatggggaaGACCGTCtggggagaaagaaagacagcaggagagagaagagggcaggagagagagagaatgagtgagtgagtgagtgagtgagtgagtgagtgagtgagtgagtgagtgagtgagagtgagtgagaaagagagcgaggggccTGCTAGTTGGCTTGCCACTGGGTTGGTAATTGAACACAGACTCCAGGGTGAGAGCGAAACGCAGCCCCAATCTACTCCACAGCCTACTGAGTAAACAATGGCCTtcaaccaacaacaacaacatcttgCTCAGGCACATACGCACACCCATGCAGTCAAGGTCTGTACACATTAACGTACAAGCATACTgaatgctgcacacacacacacacacacacacatacagtgtgtGCTCACCTTGAATAGCGAGCGCGCGTACTGTTCATTCAGGTCTATGTTGATCATCTGCAGCAAGCGTTTGACCTCGTCGTAACTCATCTTCCCATCGTCGTTCTCATCAGCCCGTCTCAGGTAGCCACGGATCCAGGTGTGGGGGGGTTAAGGAGAGCAACCAGGGGAGCATTCCGAACCTCTAACCCTAAACACATCCTTAAAAGTACGATCtatggtatatacagtatgtttagaCACAAAACACATCTATACATACAGGCAGGGCTGATGCACATGCATACGGTATGTAAGCACATTACAGCCCACATCCAACTATGGGTAAGGTTTCAAGTGCATCATTTCTTAATTCACAGCAATCCAGGAATCAATTGTGTAACCAACCGTTCAGAGGAGGATAAGTGTCTAATTCAACTACCAGGAATTGAAATGGAATATACACCCCAGCCTATGATTCAGATGTGTGTTGGCTGTAGATACACATGTCCTGTTGTGTCAACATCCATCTGAAGTCAAAACACTTAAAGCCTCCTCCAAGGCCTCTAATGGAATAGAGCACAGGGCtgacgtagagagaggagactataTGACACCTCCCTcttccaggacacacacacacacacacaacaataagaGCTTTTGCAAGGATGGTCTTGATCAATCTACCGCAAACACTGCTGGGACATGCCAGTGTAAAACCGCACCTCAAATCTTACCCAATTACAAGCCACGGCACTAGCCTGGACATGTCCCAGAGCACCTACTGCTCGATCTGCTCTCAAGATCTGGCTTTGCGTTTAACACAAGTGTGTCTGTCGTGCACCTGTGTCGCAAACGACCCAGCGGCTATACCAGGGATCATGTTTGACAGGATAGTCAGACTATATTTAGACGCTGCTTTTTGCTGGGCCATTGCTGCACATCTTAGGTATGCTGTGGATGCGGGATGGTGCATGTGACAGTGTTATGTTCAGAGTCAGTCACCATAGCGATCCTGGCTGCCCAGCCTGTACTATATTTACTTTGGGTCTAAGGCTGGCAGCCTGGCACAGCGCAGCAAAGGCCcacgggggggtgggggggggggggggtaaaggataTTGGTCCAGTTTCTCCTTCTGGGTCATGTTGGCCACACGCTCCTTCAGCGTGCGTATCCCTCGGACCCAGTGCCTCGCCTCCTCCTCACAGGGGCAGAGGAGGTCTAAACTCTTCCTGGCTCCTCTGAACACCACCGTGAAGCACTGATTCTCTGGTACCGACCCGGATAGTCTCCGCAGAGCCTCAGACTGGCAGCCCTCACGCACACACTCCACCTCTGTGACCGAGACTGgcacagagagaggtgggggagggaaggtgggagaaacagagagagtaatTGTATCAATCTGGTTGTAGGAATAAGCCGAATACAAACCGGGCACCAAAACAAGTGGAACTTGAAGGGAGGTTCGGGGGCTGAAAGGTCGTGAACTTTAGGGGGAGTGTGGTAACACCCACGTAGCAGTGTGACATGGCATCTCGGTGCTGTGGTCCTGATTTGGCTCTTAAATAATACGACTTGTACAGACACAGACCTGCGTCAGCAGAATATGTTTACGACTCAGGCCTACATTCGTCTTTATGACAAGGTCCAAATTTAACCATCAACGCCACGACACTCAGGGCACAGCCGTCAAACTGACACTCAAGTGTTGGCAGGACCTTTGGCCCAATGCCatgacgtgtttgtgtgtgtgtaaagagatAAGGGAAGAAAGAAGAACACCGTCTCGTTGATTTCTAGAGAGATTAGCATGTATTTCAGCTCTCGTTGACTTCTAGAGAGATTAGCATGTATTTCAGCTCTCGTTGACTTCTAGAGAGATTAGCATGTATTTCAGCTCTCGTTGACTTCTAGAGAGATTAGCATGTATTTCAGCTCTCGTTGACTTCTAGAGAGATTAGCATGTATTTCAGCTCTCGTTGACTTCTAGAGAGATTAGCATGTATTTCAGCTCTTATTTATAACAGTAACATATGTGGTAAAAacctgtcggggggggggggggggggctttacacGTGATGGCTGACCCTCTGCCCAGCAACACAACACCAGCCTACTACCCCATTTACCCTCCCTGCAACACATCCAGAATAGAGCCTGGTGAAGGTTTCAAACATAAGACTAGCTCCACCACAACGACAAACCCCATATCCCTTCATTAATTGAATAGCTGGAATTGTGGTTGGGTTTGTGGAGTAGCTTTCAAATCAGTCAGTTGGTTATTTAAGTACATATAGCAGTGCCTTTCTACACTGGGATCAGCCCCTAGACAACTGTCTCTTCTGACAACGGCCTCTTTCTGCTGAACAGCCCTCGCCTCTCCACCTCCTCAAAATCGCTGACACATTCCTGCCCATCGCTCCATGTCAAGGGTGACATGTCAATGCGGAGAGTAGGGggaagtgtggtgtgtgtgtgtgtgtgtgggagactgGCACAGCCAAAGTGTTAAGTGCGGTGCATATTCTCTAAAGCCCATCTGAACAGAGGGGATCATGCTGAGCTGCAGGTGCCAGACCCCAAAGGCCCTTGAGACCACCTGtagtcagcgtgtgtgtgtgtgtgtgtgtgtgtgtgtgtgtgtgtgtgtgtgtgtgtgtgtgtgtgtgtgtgtgtgtgtgtgtgtgtgtgtgtgtgcatgcatgtgtgtgttaatgaGCATGCATATGTCCTTCGACGCAGCCGCTTTTGTGTTAACAGTAGTTGTCTGCTGAAGTGGTCAGCCTGCCTTTGTCGTTGTTCTGCTCTAACTGTGGCCCGGTTGGGGGAAGACGACCTCCCACACCAACCACCTGGCCTCTCACCCTGCTGTAGGGTGAGGCTTTATCCAGAGACATACagcgcatttggaaagttttcagaccactTGACATTTTCCAAATTGTGTTAGGTCACAGCCTTATTATAACATTGATTAAATACTACACACAATAATAAGGTTTTATAAATATTTACAAATTTTGAAAAtagcacatttacataagtattcagacactttactcagtactttgttgaatcacctttggcagtgattacagcctcgattcttcttgggtattaaatgctgcaagcttggcacacctgtatttggggtgtttctcccattcctctctgcagatcctctcaagctctgtcaggttggatggggagcgttgctgcacagctattttcaggtctctccagaaaagAGAAAACCCTAAACACATCCTCTAGtggtactctggagcaggttttcatcaaggatctctctgtactttgctccgttcatctttgcctcaatcctgactagtctctcaatccctgccactgaaaaacacctccacagcatgatgctgctaccaccatgcttcaccgtagggatggtggcaagtttcctccagacatgatgcttggcattcagggcaaatagttcaatctttgtttcatcagaccagagaatcttgtttctcatggtctgagagtctttgggtgccttttggcaaactccaaacgggctgtcatgtgccttttacaggagtggcttccatctggatactataaggcctgattggtggagcgctgcagagatggatgtccttctggaagtgtctcccatctccacagaggaactctggagctctgtcagagtgaccatcaggttcttggtcacctccccgatcaaggcccttctcccctgattgctcagttttggacaggtggccagctctatgaagagtcttggtggttccaaacttcttcagtttaagattgatggagcccactgtgttcttggggaccttcaatgctgcagacaatttttggtagccttccccagatctgtgcctcgacacaatcctgtctcagagctgcgACCTCaggatggcttggtttttgctcggacatgcactgtcaaccgtgggaccttatatagacaggtgtgtgcctttccaaatcatgtccaatcaattgaatttagaagaaaaagaaaagctcacctatttaggcgaggtgctggctagaggagtagaaaacttgaaaatacaaaataacaaatggatagcatacgatcattaattcattttagactacacaagcttacaaacaattacattgGCAAAGTCAAAATCAGTAGGTTTCCTGTAAAGAGCAGGTTTTACAGGAAAcctactgatcgtaacagtttgttgagggctgagagttgtcacccacttcccttgaaaaatagtttgccctacagccaattctgtcgaatcaaaagaatttgcaaaaaaacgatcagatttcgacagaaatatggctgagacgcaaagaaagttcaaggagagggggtacaaaaatgatcagattaatattgccattgagaaaattcgAAACATtacctttttcaaggtcagtctcgcaaaaagacgcATTCTTGTGTTCTAACTACCCGCTACTCAaagcaatggcacttataaatgtagatccttcaaacacccacaaacagggaaatcgatcccaatccAAGGTTGTTATTatgtgctccactaaggcagttatttatatTATAAcctgtccttgtggtaaaaatgatgtgggtaaaacaaagcgcaaATTAAAAGTACGCGTCTCAGAGCATCGTCgcaccattaggtgcaaaaacttgacgtacccagttgcggcccactttctGGAGGCAGGCCACTCCATTTCGTCACTGCGTTgcattggcatcgaacatgtcaccctccctaggaaagggggtgaccttgatcatTTATTGTTAAAATGAGAGGGTGCCTGGATCTTTAAtaacttaaagacccttgctccttTCGGTTTCAACGtcgactttgatctgaagccattcttgtgattattgtgactttgccattgtaattgtaaTTCTTTGTGTAGTCTAAAATTAatttatgatcgtatgctatccatttgtttgttgtatgctgttctttgtatgccattttaatatttgagaattaaccaatgacattaggccactcttggccatgattacagacacctgtgtgtcttttgacactatataaacgagtcaccccgcagtgtttgtgattacaccctgatgaagacagattggctgtcgaaacgttggatatGACATTTTTGCAACTGAGGTCCTTAAGTGTTtcggctctcctttattttcaatcatttgaatttaccacaggtggaatccaatcaagttgtagaaacatctcaaggatgctcagtggaaacaggatgcagctgagctcaatttcgagtctcatagaaaagggtctgaatactgatgtaaataaggtatttccttttgacatttttcatacatttgtgaaaatttctcaaaacctgttttcgctttgtggagctaacatggctgccatagaatgttgaAGAGTCATTTAAATGCATCATAATTCAGAAACCgcattggcccaactctctaaatacaTGACTCTGGCCGTATCCATTCCCCACAGCAGCGGGTGCTTCCTGGGTCCCTGAGGGACATCGATAGGAGAGTCCTGGGACCTAATCTGAATTCCATGACCGAGGAATAGTCCTTGCTGAAGTGACATAGTGGGGGTGGATTGTGCAATAAGTGAAAGAGAGCGCAAAAGAGCGAtaggaaaaaaagaaagagagagatgaaggtagagagaaagagagcgttaCAAGGAGGTCATGCAATTACAACCTCCCACAGGCATTATCCCATTCTTAACCGTTTCCCCTCAGCTTGCCTCTCAGCCCAGGGTGTGTTAGGTTAGCAGAAGTGCTATCAGACTCAGACTAGTGGGTGTTAGAAGGTATTAAGGAAGTGTTGTCTGAGTCTATGCTGTCTGAGTCGACGTGATGAATGTACTCGCTTGACCTTGACATTCATAACCCGCCACAAAACACCTCTTAAACATTGTACTCGTTAACTGGACTTTGGAATTGAGTGGACATAAACTTGTCTGTGATGTTTCCActctgtgtgtagatgggtgtgtTTGCATGTGCGTTATCTAGGTCACTAGTATAATATGTTTGTACAGTGCGACTCGataattaaaatttaaaaaaatcggATTGACTCAGGCAACTCCAAAGCTCTAAGGACCGCCAGCACTAATTCATAAAATGATATGTGTCAGAGACATGTTTTTAAACTCTTTATATGCCAATCTCAaagatagtagtgtagtggtggttaCTACGTCACGGCCAAACCCTGCAATTGGCAGTCATAAAGAGGTTTACCCATAATAATCTGACAcaagcgtacacacacacacacacacaccaacaacaatAATTAGCCTGTGCCATCAGATCCCTATGGGCAGGGCCAAGGAGCCCTATATTTGTCCTATGGAACATGGAGGAGCCAGAACCATGGCCTCTCATTTACCGGAGAGATACTTCAAGAGCAATCTGAGAGGCAAACCCTGTAGGTGTAGACCTATTAAACTATACTGGGATTTACTACTGGTTTAGGAAGCCTGAGGACTCTAAGTGCTTCACCGGCTGCCCACCTATCCCTCTCCTTAAACCATTgaactttgtatgtgtgtgtttttggctttactatccttgtggggaccataACTCACAAGGATATCAAAACAAGGAAGTTAGCACAATTGGGGACATTTTGCTGgtcaaaggctattttaagcttagggtttaggttaagggttaaaattagggttagaattagggttatgggttaggtttaggagttagggttatgttaggtttaggggttaggggtccaGGAAAATGGGACTTTGAAAGGGAATAAATTGTTTGTTCcctacaaggatagtaaaacaaatgtgtgtatTTTTTGTTTAACTATCCTTGTAGGTACCAGAGGTCCTCACAAGACATTTTGCCGGTCCCCATTAGAAAGaaatgctattttaggcttaggggttaggtttacaattagggttagaatcAGGTTAGGGGTTTacagttaggtttaggagttaggtatAGTTTCAGGGTTagggttttggggttaaggttaggcttagggtttagcataaggttaaggttaggggtatggttaggttaaggttagatttagggtttagggaaaataggattttggaaGGAAATCAATTATTTGGTCTCCAGAAGGATAGCAatacaaaactgtgtgtgtgtgtgtgtgtgtgtgtgtgtgtgtgtgtgtgtgtgtgtgtgtgtgagaaaggggAAGCGGTCAAAAGTTTATGATTAGAAATAGCTTTCCCACTGTTTAATGGGCCAAAACCCTCTAGGATTATTGTCAacattttctctctttttctttaaGGGGATTGTAATCATTAGAGTGCTAATATAAAGTGCCTGCTTCCCTTTCAGATTGGCCCATTGCCTGCAAAAGATTAGCTAGCTGAGGTAAGCCAATATCTTGAGGCTAACGGATAACAAGTCTATGTACACTGTTTCTAATGCAGCTTTTATACCTCTTTGTAATAGTGGCCAATGTGAACCTTCAGCATGTTTGGAGTTTCTGTGTGTACTATATGGATGCATTACTACAGGTGacactgccaaaaataaaggaaacaccaacataaaatgtcttaatagggcgttggtccaccacgagccagaacagcttcaatgcacattggcatagattctacaagtgtctggaactctattggagggatgacaACACAATTCTTCAAAGAGAAATTCCATCAGTTGATGTTTTGTTGATGGATActctcaggcgccgctccagaatctcccataagtgttcaattgggttgagatctggtgtcTGAGGCGGCCATGGCTTATGGCTTACAACGTTTGCGCGCTCATCAAACCTCGTTCCCTGTAGATGGGGGTATTGTCATCCTACGGGGACATGGTAGGCAAAATAATGGCATACTGAGCATTTTacacatgaccctaagcatgatgagaTGTTAA contains the following coding sequences:
- the LOC109898380 gene encoding 1-phosphatidylinositol 4,5-bisphosphate phosphodiesterase delta-3-A-like isoform X2, translated to MTQKEKLDHWIRGYLRRADENDDGKMSYDEVKRLLQMINIDLNEQYARSLFKKADRSCDGRLDHVEIEEFCRELMRRPELDAVYRHYSGNGCVLSTAELRDFLGDQGEDASLIHAQSLIRTYELNDWAQNNQFMTQNGFTMYMLSQENDVFNPDHARVHQDMTRPLAHYFISSSHNTYLTKDQVTSASSAEPYIRALNQGCRCVELDCWDGDKGEPVIYHGHTLTSKVPFKEVIETIAQYAFKASPYPLILSLENHCTVEQQTVMARHLRTILGKRLLTKPLNDQTLKDLPSPEELRGRILVKGKKDVHHLNQLGKTSSFDTSSDDEASSNNKKDKKDPTKAVSSKLSPELSELVVYCRSVPFRGFQHSTQKPPDEMSSFNENDALKHIKDTGKLFVRHNSRQLSRIYPSGQRLQSSNYDPQDMWNGGCSMVALNFQTPGEQMDLNQGRFLPNSRCGYILKPSFLCSPSSNFNPEITGGGPGHIPTQLTIRIISAQQLPKINTDKPNSIVDPQVLVEIHGVAIDKSRDKTHRIDNNGFNPRWDSTLSFQLQVPELALVRFVVEDHDHKAKNDFVGQYTLPFTSLRTGYRHVHLLKADGSSLSPSTLFIHVKVSRKGVPIKTVSERMLLAKSEGKA
- the LOC109898380 gene encoding 1-phosphatidylinositol 4,5-bisphosphate phosphodiesterase delta-3-A-like isoform X1, coding for MLGRSKKPPTAVHHEPKAVESQTKAQDPLRKLGVLDDEDVRAMMHGSNMVKVRSQKWQKSRSLRLLEDGVTVWCESTKSSRKAKAQQTFSVTEVECVREGCQSEALRRLSGSVPENQCFTVVFRGARKSLDLLCPCEEEARHWVRGIRTLKERVANMTQKEKLDHWIRGYLRRADENDDGKMSYDEVKRLLQMINIDLNEQYARSLFKKADRSCDGRLDHVEIEEFCRELMRRPELDAVYRHYSGNGCVLSTAELRDFLGDQGEDASLIHAQSLIRTYELNDWAQNNQFMTQNGFTMYMLSQENDVFNPDHARVHQDMTRPLAHYFISSSHNTYLTKDQVTSASSAEPYIRALNQGCRCVELDCWDGDKGEPVIYHGHTLTSKVPFKEVIETIAQYAFKASPYPLILSLENHCTVEQQTVMARHLRTILGKRLLTKPLNDQTLKDLPSPEELRGRILVKGKKDVHHLNQLGKTSSFDTSSDDEASSNNKKDKKDPTKAVSSKLSPELSELVVYCRSVPFRGFQHSTQKPPDEMSSFNENDALKHIKDTGKLFVRHNSRQLSRIYPSGQRLQSSNYDPQDMWNGGCSMVALNFQTPGEQMDLNQGRFLPNSRCGYILKPSFLCSPSSNFNPEITGGGPGHIPTQLTIRIISAQQLPKINTDKPNSIVDPQVLVEIHGVAIDKSRDKTHRIDNNGFNPRWDSTLSFQLQVPELALVRFVVEDHDHKAKNDFVGQYTLPFTSLRTGYRHVHLLKADGSSLSPSTLFIHVKVSRKGVPIKTVSERMLLAKSEGKA